In Sphingomonas phyllosphaerae, one DNA window encodes the following:
- a CDS encoding MATE family efflux transporter, producing MTAHATLAPLTQAPPPTWRAELRALAALAGPLIGANLLQMAVFAVDVVFVARLGPVEFAAATLGVFFFHILGFGLIGMVGAAEPLIAAALGRRVGAVRQVRRSFRMAMWLAVLGSLVVIVVLNCAAPLLRLAGQDAAVAARAGSFCRVLSLAVLPAVFAALIRLTAAALGRPGWALMVTALALGVALLANWCLVFGNAGFPALGLEGSALSSVIVSTATCAAYVVILLTDRRLRRYRLLGKWWRAEWSRMAEIARLGAPIALGWMAEGGLFGGAGLLMGLISVAAIDAHAVALNIAAIAFQIPFGLAQAATIRVGFAFGAGDRAWVARAGNVAIVTGIAVMALSAMVFWAVPHWLVRLYVDPAREGAVASLAVALLGIAAIFQLVDGAQAVAAGVLRGVQDTRVPMLIQIAGYWGAGFGTALLLGFGLGWGAAGIWWGLAVGLGVVSALLIWRWSARERLHLSPRAT from the coding sequence ATGACCGCCCACGCCACCCTCGCGCCGCTGACGCAGGCGCCGCCGCCGACGTGGCGTGCGGAGCTGCGCGCGCTCGCCGCGCTGGCGGGGCCGCTGATCGGGGCGAATCTGCTCCAGATGGCGGTGTTCGCGGTCGATGTGGTGTTCGTCGCTCGGCTCGGGCCGGTCGAGTTCGCCGCGGCGACGCTGGGGGTGTTCTTCTTCCATATCCTTGGCTTCGGGCTGATCGGGATGGTCGGCGCGGCCGAGCCACTGATCGCCGCCGCGCTCGGGCGGCGCGTCGGCGCGGTGCGGCAGGTGCGGCGGTCGTTCCGGATGGCGATGTGGCTGGCGGTGCTCGGCTCGCTCGTCGTGATCGTCGTACTCAACTGCGCCGCGCCGTTGCTGCGGCTCGCCGGACAGGACGCGGCGGTGGCGGCACGCGCCGGATCGTTCTGCCGCGTGCTGTCGCTCGCGGTGCTGCCAGCCGTGTTCGCGGCGCTGATCCGGCTGACCGCGGCGGCGCTGGGGCGGCCGGGCTGGGCGTTGATGGTCACCGCGCTGGCGCTGGGCGTCGCACTGCTCGCCAATTGGTGTCTGGTGTTCGGCAATGCCGGCTTCCCGGCGCTGGGGCTGGAAGGCTCGGCGCTGTCGAGCGTGATCGTCTCGACCGCGACCTGCGCGGCCTATGTCGTGATCCTGCTGACCGACCGCCGGCTGCGGCGCTATCGCCTGCTCGGCAAATGGTGGCGCGCGGAATGGTCGCGGATGGCGGAGATCGCGCGGCTAGGCGCGCCGATCGCGCTCGGCTGGATGGCGGAGGGCGGATTGTTCGGCGGCGCGGGGCTGCTGATGGGGCTGATCTCGGTCGCGGCGATCGACGCGCATGCCGTGGCGCTCAACATCGCCGCGATCGCCTTCCAGATCCCGTTCGGGCTCGCGCAGGCGGCGACGATCCGCGTCGGCTTCGCGTTCGGCGCAGGTGACCGGGCGTGGGTGGCGCGGGCGGGCAATGTCGCGATCGTGACCGGGATCGCGGTGATGGCGCTGAGCGCGATGGTGTTCTGGGCGGTGCCGCACTGGCTGGTGCGGCTGTACGTCGATCCGGCGCGTGAGGGCGCCGTGGCGTCGCTGGCGGTGGCGTTGCTGGGGATTGCGGCGATCTTCCAGCTCGTCGATGGCGCGCAGGCGGTGGCGGCCGGCGTGCTGCGCGGGGTGCAGGACACGCGCGTGCCGATGCTGATCCAGATCGCCGGCTATTGGGGCGCGGGGTTCGGGACCGCGTTGCTGCTCGGCTTCGGGCTCGGCTGGGGCGCGGCGGGGATCTGGTGGGGGCTGGCGGTCGGGCTCGGCGTCGTTTCCGCGCTGCTGATCTGGCGGTGGAGCGCGCGCGAGCGGCTGCACCTGTCGCCACGCGCGACCTGA
- a CDS encoding Uma2 family endonuclease, whose product MATLLSLGEPRLLTAAEFLQIDFGPDLKAELDNGVIRMMAGGSRDHARVQANILIALGNRLRGSGCRPYGSDMAILTHDASVRYPDVTIDCGQPGDSGGDRYLSAPRVIVEVLSPSTRTIDLGSKKAEYQALPSIEAIVFVDPDAETISVSARSEAGWFDSLPARCDLVLSTLNLTIPHAEIFARD is encoded by the coding sequence ATGGCCACGCTGCTCAGCCTCGGTGAACCGCGCTTGCTGACCGCGGCGGAGTTCCTGCAGATCGACTTTGGACCGGACCTGAAGGCCGAACTCGACAACGGGGTGATCCGCATGATGGCGGGCGGCTCCCGCGACCATGCGCGGGTGCAGGCCAATATCCTTATCGCGCTGGGTAACCGGCTGCGTGGATCAGGCTGCCGACCCTATGGGTCCGACATGGCGATCCTGACCCACGACGCGTCGGTGCGATACCCAGACGTCACCATTGATTGTGGGCAGCCCGGCGACAGTGGTGGGGACCGCTATCTCTCCGCGCCCAGGGTGATCGTCGAGGTACTGTCGCCATCGACGCGCACCATCGATCTGGGATCGAAGAAGGCGGAATATCAGGCGCTTCCGAGTATCGAAGCGATCGTCTTCGTTGATCCCGACGCAGAAACCATCTCAGTCAGCGCGCGCTCGGAAGCGGGCTGGTTCGACAGCCTGCCCGCGCGATGCGATCTCGTCCTCTCCACGCTGAACCTCACCATCCCACACGCGGAAATCTTCGCACGCGACTGA
- the groES gene encoding co-chaperone GroES has translation MNFRPLHDRVLVRRVEAEEKTAGGIIIPDTAKEKPQEGEVVAAGAGAKNDKGEVAPLDVKAGDRILFGKWSGTEVKVDGEDLLIMKESDILGIIA, from the coding sequence ATGAACTTTCGTCCGTTGCACGACCGCGTTCTCGTCCGCCGCGTCGAGGCGGAAGAGAAGACGGCCGGCGGGATCATCATCCCCGACACCGCCAAGGAAAAGCCGCAGGAGGGCGAAGTCGTCGCCGCCGGTGCGGGCGCCAAGAACGACAAGGGCGAGGTCGCCCCGCTCGACGTCAAGGCCGGTGATCGCATCCTGTTCGGCAAGTGGTCGGGCACCGAGGTTAAGGTCGACGGTGAAGACCTGCTCATCATGAAGGAATCGGACATCCTCGGCATCATCGCCTGA
- a CDS encoding DUF3429 domain-containing protein yields MRSARMNQRGRIPIDSIVFGYGPMLPLVAAGIGAWVLAPGWGLIAVRLAIVWGALILSFIGGVRRGFGFATPGASTLVEIVAAVGYFTIAGLALVVPFVSTSLALLAAGYALAALLDRRAALAGNAPAHFARLRPPQLLLGCAGLAACWAWVMLE; encoded by the coding sequence GTGCGTTCAGCGCGCATGAACCAGCGTGGCCGCATTCCCATTGACAGCATCGTGTTCGGCTATGGCCCGATGCTCCCGCTCGTCGCCGCCGGGATCGGCGCATGGGTGCTTGCGCCCGGCTGGGGATTGATCGCGGTGCGGCTGGCGATCGTGTGGGGCGCGTTGATCCTGTCGTTCATCGGCGGCGTGCGGCGCGGGTTCGGGTTCGCGACGCCGGGCGCGTCGACGCTGGTCGAGATCGTCGCGGCGGTCGGCTATTTCACGATCGCCGGGCTGGCGCTGGTGGTGCCGTTCGTCAGCACGTCGCTGGCGCTGTTGGCGGCGGGTTATGCGCTGGCGGCGTTGCTCGACCGGCGCGCGGCCTTGGCGGGGAATGCGCCGGCGCATTTCGCCCGACTGCGTCCGCCGCAATTGCTGTTGGGATGCGCGGGGCTTGCGGCGTGCTGGGCATGGGTGATGCTGGAATAG
- a CDS encoding IS110 family transposase, giving the protein MTRSANPATDAAATTPTGFVGCDVGKAGIAVFDSVTGRATTIANTPLALDAFAAALPPGRLLVCEATGGYEAALLAAASRAGHAIHRADARRVKAFIRSLGTLAKTDALDARALARYGQERHERLDRWHPRDEHRQELATLVNTRSDLVRARTACTNRLKAPGAGPVAAELRALVAAHDQAIAALEARIEALLAGCASLARTASVLRTIPGIGATTAAALIALLPELGTLGRRQIASLAGLAPHPRQSGTVDGYRRTRGGRPEIRRVTFMAALSAVRFAPDIKAFYLRLRDSGKKPIVALTAAMRKLITIANAKIRDDHAAQLS; this is encoded by the coding sequence ATGACCCGCTCCGCCAACCCCGCCACTGACGCCGCCGCCACCACGCCGACCGGGTTCGTCGGCTGCGACGTCGGCAAGGCCGGCATCGCCGTCTTCGACAGCGTCACCGGCCGCGCCACCACCATCGCCAACACGCCGCTTGCGCTCGACGCCTTTGCCGCCGCGCTGCCGCCCGGGCGCCTGCTGGTCTGCGAGGCGACCGGCGGCTACGAGGCCGCGCTGCTCGCGGCGGCGTCACGCGCCGGCCATGCCATCCACCGTGCCGATGCCCGCCGCGTCAAGGCGTTCATCCGCTCGCTGGGAACGCTGGCCAAGACCGATGCGCTCGATGCCCGTGCGCTCGCGCGCTACGGGCAGGAGCGCCACGAGCGCCTCGACCGCTGGCACCCGCGCGATGAACACCGCCAGGAGCTCGCGACGCTGGTCAACACCCGCAGCGATCTCGTCCGTGCCCGCACCGCGTGCACCAACCGCCTCAAGGCCCCCGGCGCCGGCCCGGTCGCCGCCGAACTGCGCGCGCTGGTCGCCGCGCACGACCAGGCCATCGCCGCGCTCGAGGCCCGGATCGAGGCGCTGCTCGCCGGCTGCGCATCACTCGCCCGCACCGCCAGCGTCCTGCGCACCATCCCCGGCATCGGCGCGACCACCGCCGCGGCGCTCATCGCCCTCCTGCCCGAACTCGGCACGCTCGGACGGCGCCAGATCGCCAGCCTCGCCGGCCTTGCACCCCATCCCCGCCAAAGCGGCACCGTCGATGGCTATCGCCGCACCCGCGGCGGCCGCCCGGAGATCAGGCGCGTCACCTTCATGGCTGCCCTCTCCGCCGTCCGCTTCGCGCCCGACATCAAGGCCTTCTACCTGCGCCTCCGCGACAGCGGCAAAAAACCCATCGTCGCCCTAACCGCCGCCATGCGAAAACTCATCACCATCGCCAACGCTAAAATCCGCGATGATCACGCCGCTCAACTGAGTTGA
- a CDS encoding ATP-binding protein, with protein sequence MTDALDRIAAALERLAPPPPASADPLAHPAYVWRDGALVAARAFAPLPLALLQGAEAQKTALLANLTRLAEGLPAQDALLWGARGTGKSALVKAAVGTVQAAGGALALVEVAADRLETLPRLFDVVAAQPRAFVIFLDDLGFDAAAEARVLRSLLEGGAEARPANARLIVTSNRRHLVTRDIKEQESAINPRDSVDDQMALADRFGLSLGFHVVDQDGYLAIVRGYAERYGLPFDAADAVQWATRRGSRSGRVAWQYVVEVAGRAGKRLD encoded by the coding sequence ATGACCGACGCCCTCGACCGGATCGCCGCCGCGCTGGAGCGGCTCGCGCCGCCGCCGCCCGCCAGCGCCGATCCGCTGGCGCACCCCGCCTATGTCTGGCGCGACGGCGCGCTGGTCGCGGCACGCGCGTTCGCGCCGTTGCCGCTGGCGTTGCTGCAGGGAGCGGAGGCGCAGAAGACGGCGTTGCTCGCCAATCTTACGCGATTGGCGGAGGGGTTGCCGGCGCAGGATGCGCTGTTGTGGGGCGCGCGCGGGACCGGCAAGTCGGCGCTGGTGAAGGCGGCCGTCGGGACGGTGCAGGCGGCGGGCGGTGCGCTGGCGCTGGTCGAGGTTGCGGCGGATCGGCTGGAGACGCTGCCGCGGCTGTTCGACGTGGTCGCGGCGCAGCCGCGCGCCTTTGTGATTTTCCTGGACGATCTCGGTTTCGATGCGGCGGCGGAGGCGCGGGTGTTGCGCTCACTGCTGGAAGGCGGGGCGGAGGCGCGGCCGGCGAACGCGCGGCTGATCGTCACGTCCAATCGCCGGCATCTGGTGACGCGCGATATCAAGGAGCAGGAAAGCGCGATCAATCCGCGCGATTCGGTTGATGACCAGATGGCGTTGGCGGATCGCTTCGGGCTGAGCCTCGGCTTTCATGTCGTCGATCAGGATGGCTATCTGGCGATCGTGCGCGGTTATGCCGAGCGCTACGGCTTGCCGTTCGATGCCGCGGATGCGGTCCAATGGGCGACGCGGCGCGGGAGCCGCTCGGGCCGGGTCGCGTGGCAATATGTCGTCGAGGTCGCCGGGCGCGCGGGGAAACGGCTCGACTGA
- a CDS encoding mannose-1-phosphate guanylyltransferase/mannose-6-phosphate isomerase: MRRRCSCASTGEQEQQLTEIVPVILSGGSGTRLWPMSRPEKPKQMLALTASETMLQLTAARAHGDAFAAPIVVANAAHADAVEEQLGAIGTLPSALILEPAGRNTAPAIALAALSAGADQAMLVMPSDHVIADREAFHAAIHAALPLVEQGWLVTFGITPDAPETGYGYIKVGEEIAAGVHRVARFVEKPKRDVAEAMIASGDHAWNGGIFLFRADAYLAALEQFAPAIVDSVRKACAGARREGVRVYPDADAFAASPSDSIDYAVMEKADRVAVVPVAMGWSDVGSWDALHAISEGDARGNVVNGEVIMLDSSNCLARSDGVRIAMVGVEDLIVVASGNDVLILPRGRSQDVKLLLEAMKG; the protein is encoded by the coding sequence ATGCGTCGGAGGTGCAGCTGTGCCTCCACGGGGGAACAGGAGCAGCAATTGACCGAAATCGTGCCGGTGATCCTTTCAGGCGGATCAGGTACTCGCTTGTGGCCGATGTCGCGGCCGGAAAAGCCCAAACAGATGCTCGCGCTCACCGCGAGCGAAACCATGTTGCAGCTCACTGCGGCGCGGGCGCACGGCGACGCCTTCGCCGCGCCGATCGTCGTCGCCAATGCCGCGCACGCCGATGCGGTAGAGGAACAGCTCGGCGCGATCGGCACCTTGCCCAGCGCGCTGATCCTCGAACCCGCCGGGCGCAACACCGCGCCCGCGATCGCGCTCGCCGCGCTCAGCGCCGGGGCGGATCAGGCGATGCTGGTCATGCCGTCCGATCACGTCATCGCCGATCGCGAGGCGTTCCACGCCGCGATCCACGCCGCTTTGCCGCTCGTCGAGCAGGGCTGGCTTGTCACCTTCGGCATCACCCCCGACGCGCCAGAGACGGGATACGGCTATATCAAGGTCGGCGAGGAGATCGCCGCCGGCGTCCACCGTGTCGCGCGCTTCGTCGAGAAGCCGAAGCGCGACGTTGCCGAGGCGATGATCGCTTCGGGCGACCATGCCTGGAACGGCGGGATCTTCCTGTTCCGCGCCGACGCCTATCTGGCAGCACTAGAGCAATTCGCGCCCGCGATCGTCGACTCGGTTCGCAAGGCGTGCGCCGGCGCGCGGCGCGAGGGCGTGCGGGTCTATCCCGATGCCGACGCGTTTGCGGCGTCGCCGTCGGACTCGATCGACTATGCGGTCATGGAAAAGGCCGATCGCGTCGCGGTGGTGCCGGTCGCGATGGGCTGGAGCGACGTCGGCAGCTGGGACGCGCTCCACGCGATCAGCGAGGGCGACGCACGCGGCAACGTCGTCAACGGCGAGGTCATCATGCTCGACAGCAGCAACTGCCTCGCGCGCAGCGACGGTGTGCGGATCGCGATGGTCGGGGTCGAGGACCTGATCGTCGTCGCCAGCGGCAACGATGTACTGATCCTGCCGCGCGGACGCAGTCAGGACGTCAAGCTGTTGCTCGAAGCGATGAAGGGCTGA
- a CDS encoding alpha/beta hydrolase: MTKRRWMIVAGAAAIVAALWFAGPFAYMLWMVYWHGPPALERLPVSTPVATLHYGPAPQQFEELRLPKGGGPFPVAVVIHGGCWDASIGGTARGIAALADALTQHGIASLNVEYRQLGQSGGGWPGTFRDAGAAIDTLRPLARRYPLDLSRVIVVGHSAGALLATWSAVRPRLAPMSDIYAPTPIRPAAVVAIDGPSSLAEFIGKDQEICDKPVIVPLMGGTPAQVPQRYRDASAQDHLPLGMPQAVAVGAFADLMTPYIARVRRAGDPLQVYRTERPSHFRIINPTEPEGTGTVALIVRTAAAMKR, from the coding sequence ATGACGAAGCGTCGGTGGATGATCGTTGCAGGTGCGGCGGCGATCGTCGCCGCACTCTGGTTCGCCGGTCCGTTCGCCTACATGCTGTGGATGGTCTACTGGCACGGCCCGCCGGCACTTGAACGCCTGCCGGTCAGCACGCCCGTCGCTACGCTTCATTACGGCCCCGCCCCGCAGCAGTTCGAGGAACTGCGCTTGCCGAAGGGCGGCGGCCCGTTCCCGGTCGCGGTGGTCATACATGGCGGTTGCTGGGATGCGTCGATCGGCGGCACGGCGCGCGGCATCGCCGCGCTGGCCGACGCGCTGACGCAACACGGCATCGCGTCGCTGAACGTCGAATATCGCCAGCTTGGTCAGTCGGGCGGCGGCTGGCCGGGCACCTTTCGCGACGCCGGGGCGGCGATCGACACATTGCGGCCGCTCGCCAGACGCTACCCGCTTGACCTGTCACGCGTGATCGTCGTCGGCCATTCGGCAGGCGCGCTGCTGGCGACGTGGAGTGCGGTGCGGCCGCGCCTCGCACCGATGAGCGACATCTACGCCCCCACCCCGATCAGGCCCGCCGCGGTGGTGGCGATCGACGGCCCGAGCAGCCTCGCCGAATTCATCGGCAAGGATCAGGAGATCTGCGACAAGCCGGTCATCGTGCCGCTGATGGGTGGCACGCCGGCGCAGGTGCCGCAGCGCTACCGCGATGCCTCGGCGCAAGATCATCTCCCGCTCGGCATGCCGCAGGCCGTTGCGGTGGGTGCGTTCGCCGACCTCATGACACCCTATATCGCGCGCGTCCGTCGTGCCGGCGATCCGCTGCAGGTCTATCGAACCGAGCGCCCTTCGCACTTCCGCATCATCAACCCGACCGAGCCCGAAGGCACGGGCACGGTAGCATTGATCGTCCGCACCGCCGCGGCGATGAAACGCTGA
- the groL gene encoding chaperonin GroEL (60 kDa chaperone family; promotes refolding of misfolded polypeptides especially under stressful conditions; forms two stacked rings of heptamers to form a barrel-shaped 14mer; ends can be capped by GroES; misfolded proteins enter the barrel where they are refolded when GroES binds), which translates to MAAKDVKFGRDARERILRGVDILADAVKVTLGPKGRNVVIDKSFGAPRITKDGVSVAKEIELKDKFENMGAQMVREVASKTNDIAGDGTTTATVLAQAIVREGMKSVAAGMNPMDLKRGIDLAVTKVVADIQARSKPVSGSQEVAQVGIISANGDREVGEKIAEAMEKVGKEGVITVEEAKGLEFELDVVEGMQFDRGYLSPYFITNPEKMQVELNDPYILIHEKKLSSLQAMLPILEAVVQSGRPLLIIAEDIEGEALATLVVNKLRGGLKVAAVKAPGFGDRRKAMLEDIAILTKGEVVSEDLGIKLESVTLGMLGTAKRVTIDKDNTTIVDGAGDAESIKGRTEAIRQQIEVTTSDYDREKLQERLAKLAGGVAVIKVGGSTEVEVKERKDRVDDALHATRAAVEEGIVPGGGTALLYASKALDGLTGENDDQTRGVDIVRKSLTSLVRQIAQNAGHDGAVVSGKLLDGNDTALGFNAATDTYENLVQAGVIDPTKVVRTALQNAASVAGLLITTEATVSELPEDKAPAMPAGGGMGGMGGMDF; encoded by the coding sequence ATGGCAGCCAAGGACGTGAAATTCGGCCGTGACGCGCGCGAGCGCATCCTGCGCGGCGTCGACATCCTCGCCGACGCGGTGAAGGTCACGCTGGGGCCGAAGGGCCGCAACGTCGTGATCGACAAGAGCTTCGGCGCACCGCGCATCACCAAGGACGGTGTGTCGGTCGCCAAGGAAATCGAGCTTAAGGACAAGTTCGAGAACATGGGCGCGCAGATGGTGCGCGAAGTGGCCTCGAAGACCAACGACATCGCGGGTGACGGCACCACCACCGCCACCGTGCTGGCGCAGGCGATCGTCCGCGAGGGCATGAAGTCGGTCGCGGCCGGCATGAACCCGATGGATCTGAAGCGCGGCATCGACCTGGCAGTGACCAAGGTCGTCGCCGACATCCAGGCGCGCTCCAAGCCCGTCTCGGGCTCGCAGGAAGTCGCGCAGGTCGGCATCATCTCCGCCAACGGCGACCGTGAAGTCGGCGAGAAGATCGCGGAAGCGATGGAAAAGGTCGGCAAGGAAGGCGTCATCACCGTCGAGGAGGCCAAGGGCCTCGAGTTCGAGCTGGACGTCGTCGAGGGCATGCAGTTCGACCGCGGCTATCTGTCGCCGTACTTCATCACCAACCCGGAGAAGATGCAGGTCGAGCTCAACGACCCCTACATCCTGATCCACGAGAAGAAGCTGTCGTCGCTGCAGGCGATGCTGCCGATCCTCGAGGCGGTGGTGCAGTCGGGCCGTCCGCTGCTGATCATCGCCGAGGACATCGAGGGCGAGGCGCTCGCCACGCTCGTCGTCAACAAGCTGCGCGGCGGCCTGAAGGTCGCGGCGGTCAAGGCGCCGGGCTTCGGCGATCGTCGCAAGGCGATGCTCGAAGACATCGCGATCCTGACCAAGGGCGAAGTCGTCAGCGAGGACCTCGGCATCAAGCTCGAGAGCGTCACGCTCGGTATGCTTGGCACCGCCAAGCGCGTGACGATCGACAAGGACAACACCACCATCGTCGACGGTGCGGGTGATGCGGAGTCGATCAAGGGCCGCACCGAGGCGATCCGCCAGCAGATCGAGGTGACCACCTCCGACTACGACCGCGAGAAGCTCCAGGAGCGTCTGGCGAAGCTCGCGGGCGGCGTGGCGGTCATCAAGGTCGGCGGGTCGACCGAGGTCGAGGTGAAGGAGCGCAAGGATCGCGTCGATGACGCGCTGCACGCGACCCGCGCCGCGGTCGAAGAGGGCATCGTCCCGGGCGGCGGCACTGCGCTGCTGTACGCGTCGAAGGCGCTCGACGGCCTGACCGGCGAGAACGACGACCAGACGCGCGGCGTCGACATCGTCCGCAAGTCGCTGACCTCGCTGGTCCGTCAGATCGCGCAGAACGCCGGTCACGACGGGGCGGTGGTGTCGGGCAAGCTGCTCGACGGCAACGACACCGCGCTCGGCTTCAACGCCGCGACCGACACCTACGAGAATCTGGTGCAGGCCGGCGTGATCGACCCGACCAAGGTCGTGCGCACCGCGCTCCAGAACGCCGCGTCGGTGGCGGGTCTGCTCATCACCACCGAGGCGACCGTCTCGGAGCTGCCCGAGGACAAGGCTCCGGCCATGCCCGCCGGCGGCGGCATGGGCGGCATGGGCGGCATGGACTTCTAA
- a CDS encoding methyl-accepting chemotaxis protein: MSGSEPIDFEQRLAAFGYTERSYATFPVVRRAIERHAPTALVALYKHIASTPAISRMFQSQTRMDHARDKQLEHWRKLFSGPIDRNYAAAASHIGQIHARIGLAPTWYISGYARMLEHVLPKVMLGRLLWPFGARRRARAATALVKASLIDMDIALAAYFEAEQAGRRAVIERCGQVFERMAHGDLTETLDGLPAEYQALADSFEAMRTQMSTTLGVVTRSSLQIRTGSGDIRQASDDLSQRTEQQAASLEETAAAMDEITATVRQTADGATQANRIVGEARDEAEESGQIVRRAVEAMGGIERSSAEISEIITVIDGISFQTNLLALNAGVEAARAGEAGKGFAVVASEVRALAQRSADAAKDVKTRILASSEQVGVGVDLVNEAGQALQRIIGRIGEISDLVSRIATSASQQSVGLGQVNTAVSEMDNVTQRNAAMVEQATAAARTLAAEAETLSREVARFRLGEAEGNPVHRMQQRLAA, from the coding sequence GTGAGCGGATCGGAACCCATCGACTTCGAACAACGTCTGGCCGCGTTCGGCTATACCGAACGCAGCTATGCGACCTTCCCGGTGGTGCGGCGCGCGATCGAGCGTCACGCCCCGACCGCGCTGGTCGCGCTCTACAAGCATATCGCCAGCACGCCGGCGATCAGCCGCATGTTCCAGTCGCAGACGCGCATGGATCACGCCCGCGACAAGCAGCTCGAACATTGGCGCAAGCTCTTTTCCGGCCCGATCGATCGCAACTATGCCGCGGCCGCCTCGCACATCGGGCAGATCCACGCGCGGATCGGCCTCGCGCCGACCTGGTACATCAGCGGCTATGCGCGGATGCTGGAACATGTCCTGCCCAAGGTCATGCTCGGCCGGCTGCTCTGGCCGTTCGGCGCGCGCCGCCGCGCGCGTGCCGCCACCGCGCTCGTCAAGGCATCGCTGATCGACATGGACATCGCGCTCGCCGCCTATTTCGAGGCCGAGCAGGCGGGACGTCGCGCAGTGATCGAGCGCTGCGGGCAGGTCTTCGAACGGATGGCGCATGGCGACCTGACCGAGACGCTCGATGGCCTTCCGGCCGAATATCAGGCGCTCGCCGACAGTTTCGAGGCGATGCGCACGCAGATGTCGACGACGCTGGGCGTGGTCACCCGCTCGAGCCTCCAGATCCGCACCGGCTCAGGCGACATTCGTCAGGCGTCCGACGACCTTTCGCAGCGCACCGAGCAGCAGGCCGCCTCGCTCGAGGAAACCGCCGCCGCGATGGACGAGATCACCGCGACCGTCCGCCAGACCGCCGATGGCGCGACGCAGGCCAACCGCATCGTCGGCGAGGCGCGCGACGAGGCGGAGGAATCAGGCCAGATCGTCCGCCGCGCCGTCGAGGCGATGGGCGGCATCGAACGCTCGTCGGCGGAAATCAGCGAGATCATCACCGTCATCGACGGTATCTCGTTCCAGACCAACCTGCTCGCGCTCAATGCCGGCGTCGAGGCGGCGCGCGCCGGCGAGGCCGGCAAGGGCTTCGCGGTCGTCGCCTCCGAGGTCCGCGCGCTGGCGCAACGTTCGGCGGATGCCGCCAAGGACGTCAAGACCCGCATCCTCGCGTCGTCCGAACAGGTCGGGGTCGGCGTCGATCTCGTCAACGAAGCGGGTCAGGCGCTCCAGCGGATCATCGGCCGCATCGGCGAAATCAGCGACCTGGTCTCGCGCATCGCCACCTCGGCCAGCCAGCAATCGGTCGGGCTCGGGCAGGTGAACACCGCGGTATCGGAGATGGACAACGTCACGCAGCGCAATGCCGCGATGGTCGAACAGGCCACCGCCGCCGCGCGCACGCTCGCAGCGGAAGCCGAAACGCTCTCGCGCGAAGTGGCACGCTTCCGGCTTGGCGAGGCGGAGGGCAACCCGGTGCACCGGATGCAGCAGCGCCTCGCCGCCTGA